Part of the Lusitaniella coriacea LEGE 07157 genome is shown below.
GTATCGATGGAAGTGGATTCCTTCTCCGGGAGCGGTAAAGAATGCTGAGAGACCGTTTTCGGGGCCGGGAGCCGGGAAATTCATGTCCATAAACTGTTGGGCCGTTACGGTGCGACGAGTGCCACGTTTGTCCTGAGTTCCCTCTGTCGTACTGGTTCCCTGCGGACCGTAGGAAACTGAAGCGTTATAGGTCGTTTCAACGTATTCGTAATCGGAGAAATACTCGCTCAAGAGTTTGGCCGTTTCCGGGTCAACGCCCATGATGGCTTTCCGAGCGCACAAGCCAAAAATTTCAAAGGTTTTTTCCCGTCCTAAAATCCGCACGAGCGCGGGAAGATTTTGGGTGGACAAGACGGTGCCAAGGGATTTAGAACGTCCGAGGGCTAACAGATTCTCCAGCTCCGGTAATGGGCTAATGGCAGCTAATTCATCGATAAACATCCACACCCGGCGTTCGGGGTCGTCGGGCAGGCTTTTGAGTCCGCTGGCGATGAACCGGAACAAAAGTTGATTGATGCGCTTGAGGGTTTCGGGAAATTCAAAATCGCTGCCCATCACCAGCACGTATTCTCCCCGCAACCAATTGCGAAGCGAAATCTTTTCTGGAGCGCGTTCCCACCGAGCGGCAACGATATTGAGGGGGAGTAGGTTGGCTTGAAGCGTCGTGAGAACTTCATTTTTACCTTTTTTATCTTTGAAAAACTCCTCGTAGGCTTGATAGCGGGGATGATGGTTTTTCAATAGCAGCAACAGATCGTTTTTGTTGCTGCAAGCAAGGAGCAAGTCTCGAAGCGTCCATTTCGTCCCTTTCGCTGTTTGAAGGGCGACGATGACGGCGGTGAGGAGCAGTCGGGCTGCATCAATGAAATACTTGTTGTCTTTCTGGTTCTCATTCTCTGGAATCAGAACGGCGGACAGCTCGGCAGCCCTTGCCTCTCCTGTGATATCGAGGGCCATATCCCAAGCGCAACATCGGGTGCGGTCTAGGGGATTGAGGATTTTGTAAGGTACGCCTAATGCCTCAAGAAAAGGGACCATCCCTGCTGATTGGTCGGGTTTTGAGTCTACGACGAGACCGCGATAGTTGGGAACGATGCCAATATACCCCAGAGCAATCGTCATCAGCACTTCTAGCCAAGTGCTTTTGCCCATCCCCGGTGCGCCCAGGATAAAGTAGCCCAAGGACTCTTGGGATTTTTCAACCCACAGCTTTCCCCAGGGAAGTCGGCGGTGGTTGCTCCCGTTGGCGGGAAGAGTTTTGAGGTCTGTTCTGAGTTTTCGACCCCGCAGCACGAGATCCCAAAATATCCACTGCGATTCTACAAGGGCTGCTGTAACGAGACCCGCCACGAAAACCGCAAACACCAGGGCGAGCTTGAGATCGAGTCCGGGGAGCAGAATCAGGCTGAGGCTCAAGGTTCCCAATCCAGAGCCGACAACAGCACAGATTGAGAGCATCCAAAAGCTCAAGGAAGCAATAGCCTGTTTCCAATATCTGAGGGTGGCTAAGGCCAGAACCCCTTTGAAGATGACCGACGACCCCCCTGCCGCGCACAAAAGCCCAATGCAGACTCCTACAACATTGCCGGGATTGAACTCTGAGAGATGGAATATCTCTAGCAACAGGCGGGTCATTGCTACACCGAGAGTGAAAAGGGGTTGAGCGGCGATACCGACTATCAAACCCGCCACGACCCACTTCTGCCAGGGGGGAATTTTCTTCGGTTCCTTGAGACTCTTCCCTATCCTCTCTAGGAGAGATGGCTTGCGTTTGTGATTCATGAAATTTTTCCTCATCGCAATTGAAGGTTTTATTGAGAGCGTTTCCAGTTGGCAATCTGAGCGATCTTGTGACCGGGATAAGACCAACCGAAAGAGACCAGAATGATGAAAAACACGATGGCTGTGGTGCGCTGTAATCCGTGGGGGACGCTGGTATGGTGAACCAGCCCCCAATACATCCCGAGACCCACGAGAAAGGGAAGTAAAAGTCGGATAATGCTCTGTATCAGCCAACGACAGCCACAGACCGCGATCTGTAGCGCTCGAAATCTGAGTAAGGCCCACTCGCTGAAAAAGGCATCGAGATAGCTCCCAAACCAAAAGGTCAAATAAAGAAGCATCGCGACCTTGAAGGAGACACTTTGCACGAATTCAGGGGAAATCCAGCCAAAGGCCAGACCGTCTCGGTAGGGCAGAACGCTAATTGTTGCCAAAATAAAGGGATACAAATGCGCCCATAGCCCGATTAGCCCGACAGTTGAAGCTAATCGTCGAAGAAACGTAATCATCAGTTATTGAGGTTGATGGAATTTTCGAGGGGGGGTCAAACGAAGGCAGAAGGAGGAAGGCAGAGGGCAGAGGGCATTTTGCGTTTCTCTTTTCTCCTCAGCTCCCCTGCTCCCAACTTCCCCGCTCTCTTTACTGAGCGGCAGCAATCGTCGCGACCGTTAAAATGAGAAGCGCTCCCACAAGACCGCCAATGGCGGAGGTCACAAGGCACCACAGCCAAGCCGTTTTAACTGAAACCGAGAAAGCACCCTGTTGGTGTTTTTGAGACCGCTCGATTTCAAATAATTTCTGATTGAGAATCGC
Proteins encoded:
- a CDS encoding type IV secretory system conjugative DNA transfer family protein — protein: MNHKRKPSLLERIGKSLKEPKKIPPWQKWVVAGLIVGIAAQPLFTLGVAMTRLLLEIFHLSEFNPGNVVGVCIGLLCAAGGSSVIFKGVLALATLRYWKQAIASLSFWMLSICAVVGSGLGTLSLSLILLPGLDLKLALVFAVFVAGLVTAALVESQWIFWDLVLRGRKLRTDLKTLPANGSNHRRLPWGKLWVEKSQESLGYFILGAPGMGKSTWLEVLMTIALGYIGIVPNYRGLVVDSKPDQSAGMVPFLEALGVPYKILNPLDRTRCCAWDMALDITGEARAAELSAVLIPENENQKDNKYFIDAARLLLTAVIVALQTAKGTKWTLRDLLLACSNKNDLLLLLKNHHPRYQAYEEFFKDKKGKNEVLTTLQANLLPLNIVAARWERAPEKISLRNWLRGEYVLVMGSDFEFPETLKRINQLLFRFIASGLKSLPDDPERRVWMFIDELAAISPLPELENLLALGRSKSLGTVLSTQNLPALVRILGREKTFEIFGLCARKAIMGVDPETAKLLSEYFSDYEYVETTYNASVSYGPQGTSTTEGTQDKRGTRRTVTAQQFMDMNFPAPGPENGLSAFFTAPGEGIHFHRYEWEEIQQMRVQRVDSVTAYERIDDDDPTTKLLPWSDEEREALGLA